A genomic stretch from Burkholderia pyrrocinia includes:
- a CDS encoding family 20 glycosylhydrolase: MKRTLSSLFAGALIAALSPAAIGAHPASTASGASAGIAQPTAQAASLAALLSNGLALRVAVDNNHAATAGVPCADLGADGAACATGRLILQNRGHQTIADGGWKLYLHSIRRLLRIDRPGFALRRLTGDLYELTPQPGSVRLAPGERIELPFVAEYWLLRYSDVIPRPYVVVDGAPPAVLRYNDTDDELRYVESLPADAQNNSTGNAPPVAARPDASRALPSVKRQQRLPGTLDLRGVEFALPNLPDAQVAALRERATTLGLDGARVPVWGAVAPRRLPADIATPGGYRLAIGPRGVFIEAYDRAGLYYGVQTLFSLAPAGGGPIPAMLVEDAPRFTHRGMHVDLARNFKHPVTLRRLIDQMSAYKLNRLHLHLSDDEGWRIEIPGLPELTEIGSRRCHDPSETRCLLPQLGSGPDNRSGGGYLTRDDYVALVRYAAARFVEIIPEIDMPAHARAAVVTMEARYRRLHAAGREQEANAYRLLDPQDTSNLLTVQFYDRRSDLNPCVPGALNFASKVIREIAAMHADAQAPLHIWHYGGDEAKNILLGAGFQPLNGTDPNKGRIDLAAQDKPWARSPACTALLQRGEIKSIDELPTRFAQQVSAAVNANGIDTMAAWQDGIKHANGPQDFGTRHVMVSLWDTIFWGASDSARDLSGKGYLTVLALPDYLYFDFPYTLNPRERGYYWGSHATDEYKVFSLAPENLPQNAEVMGDRGGNAFEATGTGPAPRIEGMQGQAWGEVMRNDTFLEYMAYPRLLALAERAWHRADWELPYAAGVRYKRGDTHHVDTAALQRDWAGFATLLTQRELPKLDRAGIGYRKPTFTLTNP; the protein is encoded by the coding sequence ATGAAGCGCACCTTGTCATCCCTCTTTGCCGGCGCGCTGATCGCAGCGCTGTCGCCGGCCGCGATCGGCGCCCACCCGGCGTCGACCGCGTCCGGCGCATCCGCAGGCATCGCGCAGCCCACCGCGCAAGCGGCCAGTCTCGCAGCACTGCTGTCGAACGGCCTCGCGTTGCGCGTCGCCGTCGACAACAACCACGCGGCCACGGCCGGCGTGCCGTGCGCCGATCTCGGCGCCGACGGCGCGGCCTGCGCGACGGGCCGCCTGATCCTGCAGAACCGCGGCCACCAGACGATCGCCGACGGCGGCTGGAAGCTCTATCTGCACAGCATCCGCCGCCTGCTGCGGATCGACCGTCCGGGCTTCGCGCTGCGGCGGCTCACGGGCGACCTGTACGAGCTGACGCCGCAGCCGGGCTCGGTGCGGCTTGCGCCGGGCGAGCGCATCGAGCTGCCGTTCGTCGCCGAATACTGGCTGCTGCGCTACAGCGACGTGATTCCGCGCCCGTACGTCGTCGTCGACGGCGCGCCGCCCGCCGTGCTGCGCTACAACGACACCGACGACGAGCTGCGCTACGTCGAATCGCTGCCGGCCGACGCGCAGAACAACTCGACCGGCAATGCGCCGCCGGTGGCCGCACGGCCCGACGCGAGCCGTGCGCTGCCGAGCGTGAAGCGGCAACAGCGCTTGCCCGGCACGCTCGACCTGCGCGGCGTCGAGTTCGCGTTGCCGAACCTGCCGGACGCGCAGGTCGCGGCGCTGCGCGAGCGGGCGACGACGCTCGGCCTCGACGGCGCACGCGTGCCCGTGTGGGGTGCCGTCGCGCCGCGCCGGCTGCCGGCCGACATCGCGACGCCGGGCGGCTACCGGCTCGCGATCGGGCCGCGCGGCGTGTTCATCGAAGCCTACGATCGCGCGGGCCTCTACTACGGCGTGCAGACGCTCTTCTCGCTCGCGCCGGCCGGCGGCGGCCCGATCCCGGCGATGCTCGTCGAGGATGCGCCGCGCTTCACGCATCGCGGCATGCACGTCGACCTCGCGCGCAACTTCAAGCACCCGGTGACGCTGCGCCGCCTGATCGACCAGATGAGCGCGTACAAGCTCAACCGCCTGCACCTGCATCTGTCCGACGACGAAGGCTGGCGCATCGAGATTCCCGGCCTGCCCGAGCTGACCGAGATCGGCTCGCGCCGCTGCCACGACCCGAGCGAGACGCGCTGCCTGCTGCCGCAACTCGGCTCCGGCCCCGACAACCGCTCGGGCGGCGGCTACCTGACGCGCGACGACTACGTGGCGCTCGTGCGCTACGCGGCCGCGCGTTTCGTCGAGATCATCCCGGAGATCGACATGCCCGCGCATGCGCGCGCAGCCGTCGTGACGATGGAAGCGCGCTACCGCCGGCTGCATGCGGCCGGCCGCGAGCAGGAAGCGAACGCGTACCGGCTGCTCGATCCGCAGGACACGTCGAACCTGCTGACGGTGCAGTTCTACGACCGGCGCAGCGACCTGAACCCGTGCGTGCCGGGCGCGCTCAATTTCGCGTCGAAGGTGATCCGCGAGATCGCGGCGATGCATGCGGACGCGCAGGCGCCGCTGCACATCTGGCACTACGGCGGCGACGAAGCGAAGAACATCCTGCTCGGCGCGGGCTTCCAGCCGCTGAACGGCACCGACCCGAACAAGGGCCGCATCGATCTCGCCGCGCAGGACAAGCCGTGGGCGCGTTCGCCCGCGTGCACGGCGCTGCTCCAGCGCGGCGAGATCAAGTCGATCGACGAGCTGCCGACGCGTTTCGCGCAACAGGTGAGCGCGGCGGTCAACGCGAACGGGATCGACACGATGGCCGCGTGGCAGGACGGCATCAAGCATGCGAACGGGCCGCAGGACTTCGGCACGCGCCACGTGATGGTGTCGCTGTGGGACACGATCTTCTGGGGCGCATCGGACAGCGCGCGCGACCTGAGCGGCAAGGGCTACCTGACGGTGCTGGCGCTGCCCGACTACCTGTACTTCGACTTCCCGTACACGCTCAACCCGCGCGAGCGCGGCTACTACTGGGGCTCGCACGCGACGGACGAGTACAAGGTGTTCTCGCTCGCGCCGGAGAACCTGCCGCAGAACGCCGAAGTGATGGGCGACCGTGGCGGCAACGCATTCGAGGCAACGGGCACGGGCCCCGCGCCGCGCATCGAAGGCATGCAGGGGCAAGCATGGGGCGAGGTGATGCGCAACGACACCTTCCTCGAATACATGGCCTATCCGCGGCTGCTCGCGCTCGCCGAGCGCGCGTGGCACCGGGCCGACTGGGAGCTGCCGTACGCGGCCGGCGTGCGCTACAAGCGCGGCGATACGCATCACGTCGACACGGCCGCGCTGCAGCGCGACTGGGCCGGTTTCGCGACGCTGCTCACGCAACGCGAATTGCCGAAGCTCGACCGAGCGGGCATCGGCTACCGGAAGCCGACCTTCACGCTGACGAACCCGTGA
- the ptsP gene encoding phosphoenolpyruvate--protein phosphotransferase: MRRAEESQLKSPTHDQIVLLAPLTGPIVPLADVPDPVFSGGMFGDGIGIDPLAGKLVAPCAGIVSHLARTGHAVTITTPQGAEVLLHIGIDTVELNGQGFTAHVETGARVEAGDLLIEFDQDAVARSAHSLVSVIAIANSDAFEVVDRASGFATAGETPLLALRGKGEAAAQAAQAGAAAHNEVRREIVLAQPGGLHARPAARAREAVRGLDATVDVLFDGRKASIASVVGLLGLGAGEGATVELVGRGAHAQQAVDAVEHELLREAHGEVEEKPARLRSPAPQTAARNVGAPIDPNSLVGVCAAPGIAVGTLVRLDDAEIVPPEQAAGTPATESRQLDQALKAVDAELDETVRSASARGAVGEAGIFAVHRVLLEDPTLIDAARDLISLGKSAGFAWRATIRTQIDTLSKLDDALLAERAADLRDIEKRVLRALGHTNGAARALPDEAVLAAEEFTPSDLSSLDRQRVTALVMARGGATSHAAIIARQLGIPALVAVGDALYAIPDGTQVVVDASAGRLEHAPTALDVERARHERQRLEGVREANRQLAGVAAATADGRAIEVAANIATLDDANTAVDNGADAVGLLRTELMFIHRQAAPTVVEHQQSYQSIVDALQGRTAIIRTLDVGADKEVDYLTLPPEPNPALGLRGIRLAQVRPDLLDDQLQGLLAVKPFGAVRILLPMVTDAGEIVRLRKRIDEFARAQGRTEPIEVGVMIEVPSAALLADQLAQHADFLSIGTNDLTQYTLAMDRCQADLAAQSDGLHPAVLRLIDIAVRGAAKHGKWVGVCGALGGDPLAVPILVGLGVTELSVDPVAVPGIKARVRRLDYQLCRQRAQDLLALDSAQAVRAASREVWPLD; the protein is encoded by the coding sequence ATGAGACGCGCCGAGGAGTCCCAGTTGAAGAGCCCCACCCACGATCAGATCGTCCTGCTTGCCCCGTTGACGGGGCCGATCGTTCCGCTGGCCGACGTGCCCGATCCGGTGTTCTCCGGCGGGATGTTCGGCGACGGCATCGGCATCGACCCGCTCGCGGGCAAGCTCGTCGCGCCGTGCGCGGGCATCGTGTCGCATCTCGCGCGCACGGGCCACGCGGTGACGATCACGACGCCGCAAGGCGCGGAAGTGCTGTTGCACATCGGCATCGACACCGTCGAGCTGAACGGGCAGGGCTTTACCGCGCACGTCGAGACCGGCGCGCGCGTCGAAGCGGGCGATCTGCTGATCGAGTTCGACCAGGACGCGGTCGCGCGCAGCGCGCATTCGCTCGTGTCGGTGATCGCGATCGCGAACTCCGACGCGTTCGAGGTCGTCGACCGCGCGAGCGGTTTCGCGACGGCCGGCGAGACGCCGCTGCTCGCGCTGCGCGGCAAGGGCGAAGCGGCTGCGCAGGCGGCGCAGGCCGGCGCGGCGGCACACAACGAAGTGCGCCGCGAAATCGTGCTGGCGCAGCCGGGCGGCCTGCACGCGCGGCCGGCCGCGCGTGCGCGTGAGGCCGTGCGCGGGCTCGACGCGACCGTCGACGTGCTGTTCGACGGCCGCAAGGCGTCGATCGCGAGCGTCGTCGGCCTGCTCGGCCTCGGCGCCGGCGAAGGCGCGACGGTCGAACTGGTCGGCCGCGGCGCGCACGCGCAGCAGGCCGTCGATGCGGTCGAGCACGAACTGCTGCGCGAAGCGCACGGCGAGGTCGAGGAAAAGCCGGCGCGGCTGAGGTCGCCCGCGCCGCAGACGGCCGCGCGCAACGTCGGCGCGCCGATCGACCCGAACTCGCTCGTGGGCGTGTGTGCGGCCCCCGGCATCGCGGTCGGCACGCTGGTGCGTCTCGACGATGCGGAAATCGTGCCGCCCGAACAGGCCGCCGGCACGCCGGCCACGGAAAGCCGCCAGCTCGACCAGGCGCTGAAGGCCGTCGATGCCGAACTCGACGAAACGGTGCGCAGCGCATCGGCGCGCGGCGCGGTCGGCGAAGCGGGCATCTTCGCGGTGCATCGCGTGCTGCTCGAGGACCCGACGCTGATCGACGCGGCACGCGACCTGATCAGCCTCGGCAAGAGCGCGGGTTTCGCATGGCGCGCGACGATCCGCACGCAGATCGACACACTGTCGAAGCTCGACGACGCGCTGCTCGCCGAACGCGCGGCCGACCTGCGCGACATCGAGAAGCGCGTGCTGCGCGCGCTCGGCCACACGAACGGCGCGGCGCGTGCGCTGCCCGACGAGGCCGTGCTCGCGGCCGAGGAATTCACGCCGTCGGACCTGTCGTCGCTCGATCGCCAGCGCGTGACCGCGCTCGTGATGGCGCGCGGCGGTGCGACGTCGCACGCGGCGATCATCGCGCGGCAGCTCGGCATCCCGGCGCTGGTCGCGGTCGGCGATGCGCTGTATGCGATTCCGGACGGCACGCAGGTCGTCGTCGATGCGAGCGCGGGCCGTCTCGAACACGCGCCGACCGCGCTCGACGTCGAACGCGCGCGGCACGAGCGCCAGCGCCTGGAAGGCGTGCGCGAGGCGAACCGGCAGCTGGCAGGCGTTGCCGCCGCGACGGCCGACGGCCGCGCGATCGAGGTGGCCGCGAACATCGCGACGCTCGACGACGCGAACACCGCGGTCGACAACGGCGCGGACGCGGTCGGCCTGCTGCGCACCGAGCTGATGTTCATCCATCGCCAGGCCGCGCCGACGGTCGTCGAACACCAGCAGAGCTACCAGTCGATCGTCGACGCGCTGCAGGGCCGCACGGCGATCATCCGCACGCTCGACGTCGGCGCCGACAAGGAAGTCGACTACCTGACGCTGCCGCCCGAACCGAACCCGGCGCTCGGCCTGCGCGGCATCCGCCTCGCGCAGGTGCGCCCCGATCTGCTCGACGACCAGTTGCAGGGCCTGCTCGCGGTGAAGCCGTTCGGCGCGGTGCGCATCCTGCTGCCGATGGTCACCGACGCGGGCGAGATCGTGCGGCTCAGAAAGCGCATCGACGAGTTCGCCCGAGCGCAGGGCCGCACCGAGCCGATCGAGGTCGGCGTGATGATCGAGGTGCCGTCGGCCGCGCTGCTGGCCGACCAGCTCGCGCAACACGCGGATTTCCTGTCGATCGGCACCAACGACCTGACGCAGTACACGCTTGCGATGGATCGCTGCCAGGCCGACCTGGCCGCGCAATCCGACGGCCTGCATCCGGCCGTGCTGCGCCTGATCGACATCGCGGTGCGCGGCGCCGCGAAGCACGGCAAGTGGGTCGGCGTGTGCGGCGCGCTCGGCGGCGATCCGCTCGCGGTGCCGATTCTGGTCGGCCTCGGCGTGACCGAGCTGTCGGTCGACCCGGTAGCGGTGCCGGGCATCAAGGCGCGTGTGCGCCGTCTCGATTACCAGTTGTGCCGTCAGCGCGCGCAGGATCTGCTCGCGCTCGATTCGGCACAGGCGGTAAGGGCAGCAAGCCGCGAGGTCTGGCCGCTCGACTGA
- a CDS encoding GntR family transcriptional regulator: METGWSELAPDPLSDTPLYLQLARNLASAIHGGAWRAGEALPSERLLSVSVGVSRITARRALALLVEQGLITRARGAGSFITPRVADPLSRLVGFTAKMQQRGFMPDSVWLSRKLRTASRDEIVHLGLAPGATVARLERLRRADGIVMAVEHSTLPAAVVPDPQALGASLYEYLEARGMVVVRALQHFRAVNATREIAKWMAVKPGAALLVITRIGYGADQRAIEVTESYCRDDYYDFVAELKR; encoded by the coding sequence ATGGAAACCGGCTGGTCCGAACTGGCGCCCGATCCCCTCAGCGACACGCCGCTCTACCTGCAGCTCGCCCGCAACCTGGCGAGCGCGATTCACGGCGGCGCGTGGCGGGCCGGCGAGGCGCTGCCGTCGGAGCGGCTGCTGTCGGTGTCGGTCGGCGTATCGCGGATCACGGCCCGCCGCGCACTCGCGCTGCTGGTCGAGCAGGGGCTGATCACGCGGGCGCGCGGTGCGGGCAGCTTCATCACCCCGCGCGTCGCCGATCCGCTGTCGCGTCTCGTCGGCTTCACCGCGAAGATGCAGCAGCGCGGCTTCATGCCCGATTCGGTATGGCTGTCGCGCAAGTTGCGTACCGCGAGCCGCGACGAGATCGTGCATCTCGGCCTCGCGCCGGGCGCGACGGTTGCGCGGCTCGAACGGCTGCGCCGCGCGGACGGCATCGTGATGGCCGTCGAGCATTCGACGCTGCCGGCCGCGGTGGTGCCCGATCCGCAGGCGCTCGGCGCGTCGCTGTACGAATACCTCGAAGCGCGCGGCATGGTCGTCGTGCGCGCACTGCAGCACTTTCGCGCGGTGAACGCGACGCGCGAGATCGCGAAATGGATGGCGGTGAAGCCGGGTGCGGCACTGCTCGTGATCACGCGCATCGGCTACGGCGCCGACCAGCGCGCGATCGAAGTGACCGAATCGTATTGCCGCGACGACTATTACGACTTCGTCGCCGAACTGAAACGCTGA
- the nagA gene encoding N-acetylglucosamine-6-phosphate deacetylase, with product MLTGNILTPDGWIHGSLDSENGRITTLDGTPADPAQNDAPYILPGFIDLHVHGGGGADVMEGGDAIETIARTHAQFGTTSLLATTMTAPRDELMKVVGNLGSVARTRTPGGARVLGVHLEGPYINPGKLGAQPDAAVSAVLDEVLKYLSIAPIRVVTLAPEIAGHIEIIGEMAARGVRVQLGHSLATYDDAVAALKHGACGFTHLFNAMSPLHHRNPGLVGAALAHAEYAEIIPDLLHVHPGAIRAALRAIPRLYVVTDSTSATGMPDGEYRLGSQHVTKCLGGVRLADGTLAGSTLTMDQALRNLVSLGLPIADVSNRMSRYAADYLGVADRGRLERGAWADLAVFDRDLNLTATYVEGESIVEYA from the coding sequence ATGCTGACTGGAAACATCCTCACCCCCGACGGCTGGATTCACGGTTCGCTCGATAGCGAGAACGGCCGCATCACCACGCTCGACGGTACGCCCGCCGATCCCGCGCAGAACGACGCGCCGTACATCCTGCCCGGCTTCATCGACCTGCACGTGCACGGCGGCGGCGGCGCCGACGTGATGGAAGGCGGCGACGCGATCGAGACGATCGCCCGCACGCACGCGCAATTCGGCACGACGAGCCTGCTCGCGACGACGATGACCGCGCCGCGCGACGAACTGATGAAGGTCGTCGGCAATCTCGGCAGCGTTGCGCGCACCCGCACGCCGGGTGGTGCGCGCGTGCTCGGCGTGCACCTCGAAGGGCCGTACATCAACCCCGGCAAGCTCGGCGCGCAGCCCGACGCGGCCGTGTCGGCCGTGCTCGACGAAGTGCTGAAGTACCTGTCGATCGCACCGATCCGCGTCGTCACGCTCGCGCCGGAAATCGCCGGCCACATCGAGATCATCGGCGAGATGGCCGCGCGCGGCGTGCGCGTGCAGCTCGGCCACTCGCTCGCGACCTACGACGATGCCGTCGCCGCGCTCAAGCACGGCGCATGCGGCTTCACGCACCTGTTCAACGCGATGTCGCCGCTGCATCACCGCAACCCGGGCCTGGTGGGTGCGGCGCTTGCGCATGCCGAATACGCGGAAATCATTCCCGACCTGCTGCACGTGCACCCGGGCGCGATTCGTGCTGCGCTGCGCGCGATCCCGCGCCTGTACGTCGTGACCGACAGCACGTCCGCAACCGGCATGCCCGACGGCGAATACCGGCTCGGCAGCCAGCACGTGACGAAGTGCCTCGGCGGCGTGCGGCTCGCCGACGGCACGCTCGCCGGCAGCACGCTGACGATGGACCAGGCGCTGCGCAACCTCGTGTCGCTCGGCCTGCCGATCGCCGACGTGTCGAACCGGATGTCGCGCTATGCGGCCGACTACCTCGGCGTCGCCGATCGCGGCCGCCTCGAGCGCGGCGCATGGGCCGACCTCGCGGTGTTCGATCGCGACCTGAACCTCACCGCGACCTATGTCGAAGGAGAATCGATTGTCGAATATGCTTAA
- the nagE gene encoding N-acetylglucosamine-specific PTS transporter subunit IIBC: MNGNPFLKIQGLGRALMLPIAVLPVAGILLRLGQPDVFNIKMIADAGGAIFDNLPLLFAIGVAVGFAKDNNGVAALAGAIGYLIETAIMKDIDPKLNMGVLSGIIAGVVAGLLYNRFKDIKLPDYLAFFGGKRFVPIITGLVCVILGIVFGYVWQPVQHAIDAAGQWLTTAGAIGAFVFGFLNRLLLVTGLHHIINSLAWFVFGNFTPPAGGEIVHGDLHRFFAGDPTAGTFMAGFFPIMMFGLPAACLAMLHEAPKERRAMVGGLLFSMALTSFLTGVTEPIEFSFMFLAPVLYVIHAVLTGLSLAICQILGVKLGFTFSAGAIDYVLNYGLSTKGWIAIPLGIAYGAAYYGLFRFFIRKFNMATPGREPASADAAAESYASGGFVAPAAGAASAAVAPRAQRYIAALGGAGNLTVVDACTTRLRLTVVDPEKVSEPELKSIGARGVLKRGGNSVQVIIGPEADLIADEMRTAIGSGATGAASTATAAAAQPVTGAAAGPLDPEPARWLAVFGGATNVASLDAVATTRLRVVVRDPSAVDRDRLGALDVAWVSLDTFHIVCGNAAARYAEQLGARLPPAAGGAAVQPA, encoded by the coding sequence ATGAACGGGAATCCGTTTCTGAAAATACAGGGCTTGGGCCGGGCGCTGATGCTGCCGATCGCGGTATTGCCGGTTGCCGGCATCCTGCTGCGGCTCGGCCAGCCGGACGTGTTCAACATCAAGATGATCGCCGACGCCGGCGGCGCGATCTTCGACAACCTGCCGCTGCTGTTCGCGATCGGCGTGGCGGTCGGCTTCGCGAAAGACAACAACGGTGTTGCTGCGCTCGCGGGCGCGATCGGCTACCTGATCGAAACCGCGATTATGAAGGACATCGATCCCAAGCTGAACATGGGCGTGCTGTCCGGGATCATCGCGGGTGTCGTTGCGGGCTTGCTGTACAACCGCTTCAAGGACATCAAGCTGCCGGACTACCTCGCGTTCTTCGGCGGCAAACGGTTCGTGCCGATCATCACGGGGCTGGTCTGCGTGATACTCGGCATCGTGTTCGGCTACGTGTGGCAGCCGGTCCAGCATGCGATCGACGCGGCCGGCCAGTGGCTGACGACGGCGGGCGCGATCGGTGCGTTCGTGTTCGGCTTCCTGAACCGCCTGCTGCTCGTCACGGGCCTGCACCACATCATCAACTCGCTCGCGTGGTTCGTGTTCGGCAACTTCACGCCGCCCGCCGGCGGCGAGATCGTGCACGGCGACCTGCACCGCTTCTTCGCGGGCGACCCGACCGCGGGCACCTTCATGGCCGGCTTCTTCCCGATCATGATGTTCGGCCTGCCGGCTGCGTGTCTGGCCATGCTGCACGAAGCGCCGAAGGAGCGCCGCGCGATGGTCGGCGGCCTGCTGTTCTCGATGGCGCTGACGTCGTTCCTGACCGGCGTGACCGAGCCGATCGAGTTCAGCTTCATGTTCCTCGCGCCGGTGCTGTACGTGATCCACGCGGTGCTGACGGGGCTGTCGCTCGCGATCTGCCAGATCCTCGGCGTGAAGCTCGGCTTCACGTTCTCGGCCGGTGCGATCGACTACGTGCTGAACTACGGGCTGTCGACGAAGGGCTGGATCGCGATTCCGCTCGGCATCGCATACGGCGCCGCGTACTACGGGCTGTTCCGCTTCTTCATCCGCAAGTTCAACATGGCGACGCCGGGCCGCGAGCCGGCATCGGCCGATGCGGCGGCGGAATCGTACGCATCGGGCGGCTTCGTCGCGCCGGCTGCGGGCGCCGCATCGGCTGCGGTTGCACCGCGCGCGCAGCGCTACATCGCCGCGCTCGGCGGCGCGGGCAACCTGACGGTCGTCGACGCATGCACGACGCGCCTGCGCCTGACCGTCGTCGATCCGGAGAAGGTATCGGAGCCGGAACTGAAGTCGATCGGCGCGCGCGGTGTGCTCAAGCGCGGCGGCAACAGCGTGCAGGTGATCATCGGGCCCGAGGCCGACCTCATTGCCGACGAGATGCGTACCGCGATCGGCAGCGGTGCGACCGGCGCAGCGTCGACGGCGACGGCCGCCGCGGCGCAGCCCGTCACGGGCGCGGCCGCCGGCCCGCTCGATCCGGAGCCGGCACGCTGGCTCGCGGTGTTCGGCGGGGCGACCAACGTCGCGTCGCTCGACGCGGTCGCGACCACGCGCCTGCGTGTCGTCGTGCGCGATCCGTCGGCGGTCGATCGCGATCGTCTCGGCGCGCTCGACGTCGCATGGGTGTCGCTCGACACGTTCCACATCGTCTGCGGCAACGCGGCGGCACGCTATGCCGAACAGCTCGGCGCACGCCTGCCGCCGGCGGCAGGCGGGGCGGCAGTGCAACCGGCATGA
- a CDS encoding SIS domain-containing protein, with protein MLKEARESAQVVAAQIADTTRVEALAGQLLDHPPAVALTVARGSSDHAASYFASLTMSRLGVPVASLPMSVATLQQAPLKVQDQLAIAFSQSGKSPDLVNTMAALREAGARTVAAVNVLPSPLADACEHQLPLLAGPELSVAATKSYIAMLSLSAQIVAYWQRDAALMTALRGLPDVLAQAGRLDWSQAVAALAGIERMIVIGRGLGLAIAQEAALKLKETSGIQAEAFSSAEVRHGPMELIDRDYPLLVFAPPGPEQAGLLQLAEDMRARGAAVLLAAPAGTPGLSGTVLPLAQSAHPALDPIAAILSFYVMAADLAVARGRNPDTPRHLNKVTETH; from the coding sequence ATGCTTAAGGAAGCGCGCGAGTCCGCCCAGGTCGTCGCCGCGCAAATCGCCGACACCACGCGCGTCGAAGCGCTCGCCGGCCAATTGCTCGATCACCCGCCGGCCGTCGCGCTGACGGTCGCGCGCGGCAGCTCGGATCACGCCGCGAGCTATTTCGCGAGCCTGACGATGAGCCGCCTCGGCGTGCCGGTCGCGTCGCTGCCGATGTCGGTCGCGACGCTGCAGCAGGCGCCGCTGAAGGTGCAGGATCAACTCGCGATCGCATTCTCCCAGTCGGGCAAGAGCCCCGACCTCGTCAACACGATGGCCGCGCTGCGCGAAGCCGGCGCGCGCACCGTCGCCGCCGTGAACGTGCTGCCGTCGCCGCTCGCCGATGCGTGCGAGCACCAGTTGCCGCTGCTCGCCGGCCCCGAACTGTCGGTTGCCGCGACGAAGAGCTATATCGCGATGCTGTCGCTGTCCGCGCAGATCGTCGCTTACTGGCAGCGCGACGCCGCGCTGATGACCGCGCTGCGCGGCTTGCCCGACGTGCTCGCGCAGGCCGGCCGGCTCGACTGGTCGCAGGCCGTTGCCGCGCTCGCGGGCATCGAGCGGATGATCGTCATCGGCCGCGGCCTCGGTCTCGCGATCGCGCAGGAAGCCGCGCTGAAGCTGAAGGAAACGTCCGGCATCCAGGCCGAGGCGTTCTCGAGCGCCGAAGTTCGTCACGGCCCGATGGAACTGATCGATCGCGACTATCCGCTGCTCGTGTTCGCGCCGCCGGGGCCCGAACAGGCCGGCCTGCTGCAACTCGCGGAAGACATGCGCGCGCGCGGCGCCGCCGTGCTGCTCGCGGCGCCCGCCGGCACGCCCGGCCTGTCGGGCACGGTGCTGCCGCTCGCGCAGTCCGCCCATCCGGCGCTCGACCCGATCGCCGCCATTCTTTCGTTCTACGTGATGGCGGCGGATCTCGCCGTCGCGCGCGGCCGCAATCCCGACACGCCGCGCCACCTGAACAAAGTCACCGAAACGCACTGA